From one Prochlorococcus marinus str. MIT 0912 genomic stretch:
- the thiC gene encoding phosphomethylpyrimidine synthase ThiC has product MRNLWVASRKGKTNVSQMHFARKGEITEEMSYVAKRENLPETLVMEEVARGRMIIPANINHTNLEPMAIGIASSCKVNANIGASPNASDISEELKKLELAVKYGADTLMDLSTGGVNLDEVRTAIINASPIPIGTVPVYQALESVHGSISRLTEDDFLHIIEKHCQQGVDYQTIHAGLLIEHLPKVKGRITGIVSRGGGILAQWMLYHYKQNPLFTRFDDICEIFKRYDCTFSLGDSLRPGCLHDASDEAQLAELKTLGELTRRAWKHDVQVMVEGPGHVPMDQIEFNVRKQMEECSEAPFYVLGPLVTDISPGYDHISSAIGAAMAGWYGTAMLCYVTPKEHLGLPNPEDVREGLIAYKIAAHAADVARHRSGARDRDDELSKARKEFDWNKQFELSLDPERAKQYHDETLPEEIFKKAEFCSMCGPNHCPMNTKITDEDLDKLKDQIQSKGAAELSPVKLNKEN; this is encoded by the coding sequence ATGCGGAATTTATGGGTGGCTTCTAGAAAAGGTAAAACAAATGTTTCTCAGATGCATTTTGCTCGCAAAGGCGAAATTACTGAAGAAATGAGTTACGTAGCTAAGCGTGAAAATCTTCCTGAGACTCTAGTTATGGAAGAGGTTGCGCGAGGTCGAATGATTATTCCTGCAAATATTAACCATACGAATTTAGAACCGATGGCAATAGGTATTGCTTCATCGTGCAAAGTCAATGCAAATATTGGAGCTTCGCCTAATGCAAGCGATATTAGTGAAGAATTAAAGAAACTTGAACTTGCAGTAAAATATGGAGCGGATACTCTTATGGATCTCTCTACTGGAGGGGTTAATTTAGATGAGGTAAGGACTGCAATTATTAACGCTTCCCCTATCCCGATTGGGACAGTTCCTGTTTATCAAGCTTTAGAAAGTGTTCATGGTTCTATTTCAAGGCTGACTGAAGATGATTTTTTACACATCATAGAAAAGCATTGTCAGCAAGGAGTTGATTATCAAACTATTCATGCAGGCTTATTGATTGAGCATTTACCCAAGGTTAAAGGTCGTATCACTGGAATAGTAAGTCGTGGCGGAGGGATTCTTGCTCAATGGATGCTTTATCACTACAAGCAAAATCCTTTGTTTACTCGTTTCGATGATATTTGCGAAATATTTAAACGCTATGACTGCACTTTTTCTTTGGGTGATTCTTTAAGGCCTGGATGCCTGCATGATGCATCAGATGAAGCTCAACTCGCTGAGTTGAAAACTCTTGGTGAATTGACTAGACGAGCTTGGAAACATGATGTTCAAGTTATGGTCGAGGGACCTGGTCATGTACCTATGGATCAAATTGAATTTAATGTTAGGAAGCAAATGGAGGAGTGTTCAGAGGCGCCATTCTATGTTCTAGGTCCTTTGGTAACAGATATATCTCCTGGTTATGATCACATTTCAAGTGCTATTGGGGCCGCAATGGCAGGTTGGTATGGTACCGCGATGCTGTGTTACGTAACACCTAAGGAACATCTTGGGTTGCCAAATCCTGAGGATGTTAGAGAAGGTTTGATTGCTTATAAAATTGCAGCTCATGCTGCAGATGTTGCAAGACATAGATCAGGAGCTCGTGATCGTGATGATGAATTAAGTAAAGCCAGGAAGGAATTTGACTGGAACAAACAGTTTGAATTGTCCTTGGATCCAGAGAGGGCTAAGCAATATCATGACGAAACCTTACCTGAAGAAATTTTCAAAAAAGCAGAGTTTTGTTCAATGTGTGGACCTAATCATTGTCCAATGAATACAAAAATAACAGATGAAGATCTTGATAAATTAAAAGATCAAATACAGTCAAAAGGGGCAGCTGAACTATCTCCAGTAAAGTTAAACAAAGAAAATTAG
- a CDS encoding DUF3188 domain-containing protein, which translates to MNRLGNPLISISAPLLILLAITGFFHREGKDRIQALPALVVGGGLVLTGAVRRFRRRRMLFLEIKKDMNDQNL; encoded by the coding sequence ATGAACAGATTGGGTAACCCATTAATCTCAATATCAGCACCTCTGCTAATTCTATTGGCAATTACAGGCTTTTTTCATAGAGAGGGCAAAGATAGAATCCAAGCCTTACCTGCTTTAGTTGTTGGAGGTGGATTGGTTTTGACTGGAGCGGTTAGAAGATTTAGGCGTCGAAGAATGTTGTTTCTAGAGATAAAAAAAGATATGAATGATCAAAATCTTTAA
- a CDS encoding amidohydrolase has translation MKDLGKKIEALTKDILPDLIQLRRHLHAHPELSGQEYQTAALVAGELRKSGWEVKEAVGKTGVVAEMGNKSGPVFGLRVDMDALPIEERTGLHYSSSIQGLMHACGHDLHTCIGLGVAKVLAKNKFTNSRIRIIFQPAEEIAKGANWMRAEKVLEGVQALFGVHVYPDLSVGKIGIRSGTFTAAAAELEIDIVGNGGHGARPHEGIDSIWISAKVISGLQEAISRRLDALKPVVISFGKISGGNAFNVIAEKVKLLGTVRCLDKNLYETLPQWIEKIVQNIASNYGGQAKINFKSIAPPVYNDPKLTSLLSNCAKNFMDEKNIVYLDNPSLGAEDFAFFLQDVPGTMFRLGVAGDQGCAPLHSGHFSLDERSLQLGINILSQTLVIASTTL, from the coding sequence ATGAAAGATTTAGGAAAAAAAATCGAGGCTTTAACTAAGGATATACTGCCTGATTTGATTCAATTACGTCGTCATCTTCATGCCCATCCAGAACTAAGCGGTCAGGAATATCAAACTGCTGCTCTTGTCGCCGGGGAGCTTAGAAAATCAGGTTGGGAAGTAAAAGAAGCAGTAGGTAAAACGGGAGTGGTAGCTGAAATGGGGAATAAAAGCGGACCTGTTTTTGGCTTACGAGTTGATATGGATGCTTTGCCAATCGAGGAGAGAACAGGATTACATTATTCTTCCTCAATTCAAGGTTTGATGCACGCATGTGGACATGATCTACATACTTGTATCGGTTTGGGAGTGGCTAAAGTCTTAGCAAAAAACAAATTTACAAACTCTCGAATACGAATCATTTTTCAGCCTGCTGAAGAAATTGCTAAAGGTGCAAATTGGATGAGAGCTGAAAAGGTTCTTGAGGGAGTTCAAGCTCTTTTTGGTGTGCATGTTTATCCAGATTTGTCAGTTGGTAAGATTGGAATCAGAAGTGGTACTTTTACAGCTGCCGCGGCTGAATTAGAAATAGATATTGTTGGTAATGGAGGGCATGGAGCTAGACCACATGAAGGTATTGATTCAATTTGGATTTCTGCAAAAGTTATTAGTGGACTTCAAGAGGCTATTAGTAGGCGTTTAGATGCTCTTAAACCAGTGGTTATTAGCTTTGGGAAAATTTCAGGAGGAAATGCTTTTAATGTTATTGCTGAGAAGGTTAAGCTTCTCGGCACAGTAAGGTGTCTTGATAAAAATCTGTATGAAACATTGCCTCAATGGATTGAGAAAATTGTACAAAACATAGCATCTAATTACGGAGGTCAAGCTAAAATAAATTTCAAGTCGATAGCGCCTCCCGTTTATAACGATCCAAAGTTGACTAGTTTGTTATCTAACTGTGCGAAGAATTTTATGGATGAAAAAAATATTGTTTATTTAGACAACCCGTCATTAGGTGCTGAAGATTTTGCTTTCTTCTTGCAAGATGTTCCGGGGACAATGTTTAGATTAGGAGTCGCTGGAGATCAAGGTTGTGCTCCATTGCACAGTGGACATTTCTCTTTAGATGAAAGAAGCCTCCAATTAGGAATAAACATTTTGTCTCAAACATTAGTTATTGCATCGACAACTCTCTAA
- a CDS encoding tetratricopeptide repeat protein, giving the protein MINIKIFQALLLLSLIFVPFQSEAKNLPKFLFEKALQESNDGDFIQAEKDWSFYLKENPNDAAALSNRGNIRLALGDPQGAIRDQTMAIEISPEDLDPYLNRGIAEEALQRWDDASKDYKYVLNKNPKDVSALYNLGNVMGSMDNWIEAKKFFSQAASSNNAIAMARSSEALAIYQLGDIELAEKKIRILIRKYPLFADARAALSALLWSKGFLGEAESNWAAAAGLDIRYRDKDWLLNVRRWPPKPTNDLIAFLALEDR; this is encoded by the coding sequence ATGATAAACATAAAAATTTTTCAAGCTTTACTTCTACTTTCACTTATTTTTGTGCCATTTCAGTCCGAAGCCAAGAATCTTCCTAAATTTTTATTCGAGAAAGCTCTTCAAGAAAGTAATGATGGTGATTTTATTCAAGCTGAAAAAGATTGGAGCTTTTACTTGAAGGAGAATCCAAATGATGCCGCTGCATTAAGTAATAGAGGCAATATTCGTCTTGCTCTTGGTGATCCTCAGGGGGCTATAAGAGATCAAACTATGGCCATTGAAATTTCACCTGAAGATTTAGATCCTTATTTGAATAGAGGCATTGCTGAAGAAGCTTTACAGCGTTGGGATGACGCCAGTAAAGATTATAAATACGTTTTAAATAAGAATCCTAAAGATGTTTCAGCTTTATATAACTTAGGTAATGTCATGGGCTCCATGGATAATTGGATTGAAGCGAAGAAATTCTTTTCTCAAGCTGCCTCGTCAAATAATGCTATAGCTATGGCTAGATCGAGTGAGGCGCTTGCCATTTATCAATTGGGTGATATTGAACTCGCTGAAAAGAAAATCAGAATATTAATTCGTAAATATCCTTTATTTGCAGATGCGAGAGCAGCATTAAGTGCGCTTCTATGGTCTAAGGGCTTCTTAGGTGAAGCCGAAAGTAATTGGGCTGCCGCTGCTGGACTAGATATTCGGTACCGTGATAAGGACTGGTTATTGAATGTTCGCCGATGGCCTCCAAAACCTACAAATGATTTGATTGCATTTCTTGCATTGGAGGATAGATGA
- the ruvB gene encoding Holliday junction branch migration DNA helicase RuvB — protein sequence MAILSSITNHSPLPNDKGEERLVGSTLLKEELKSSKQDSLRPKSFDEFVGQSELKKVLEISVKASLTRGEALDHLMLYGPPGLGKTTMALVIAEELGVKSRVTSAPALERPRDIVGLLINMQPRELIFVDEIHRLNRISQELLYPAMEDRRLDLTVGKGTSSRMRSIEIPPFTLVGATTKPAALSSPMRDRFGITQRLDFYNYLELENIIKRSANLINLSISEDASHQLAKRSRGTPRIANRLIRRVRDFAEVHSSSKMIDVQIVNDALDLHRVDERGLDATDRNYLGLLVNQYQGGPVGLETLAAALGEDSTTLETVVEPYLMQIGFLQRTARGRVVTPAAEKHYLLTSSTRKDK from the coding sequence ATGGCAATTTTGTCTTCAATTACTAATCATTCGCCTCTTCCTAATGATAAAGGAGAGGAAAGATTGGTTGGCTCCACTCTTTTAAAGGAGGAACTGAAGTCATCTAAGCAAGATTCACTTAGGCCTAAATCTTTTGATGAATTCGTAGGTCAATCTGAGTTAAAGAAAGTTCTTGAAATTTCAGTTAAAGCATCATTGACAAGAGGAGAAGCACTTGACCATTTAATGCTTTATGGGCCGCCTGGATTGGGAAAAACAACTATGGCTTTGGTTATTGCTGAGGAGTTAGGTGTTAAATCTAGAGTTACAAGTGCGCCTGCACTTGAACGTCCAAGGGATATTGTTGGATTATTGATCAATATGCAGCCACGTGAATTAATTTTTGTTGATGAGATTCACAGGCTTAATCGAATATCACAGGAACTTTTGTATCCAGCGATGGAAGATAGAAGGCTGGATTTAACTGTAGGGAAAGGCACTTCCTCGAGAATGCGATCAATCGAAATCCCTCCCTTTACCTTGGTTGGTGCTACAACAAAGCCAGCAGCGTTGAGCTCCCCTATGCGAGATCGCTTTGGAATAACTCAGCGACTAGACTTTTATAATTATTTGGAACTTGAAAACATAATTAAAAGATCTGCGAATCTTATTAATTTATCGATTTCAGAAGATGCATCTCATCAATTAGCAAAAAGAAGTCGAGGTACTCCTCGAATTGCAAATAGGCTCATACGAAGAGTTAGAGATTTTGCAGAAGTTCATTCTTCCTCAAAAATGATTGATGTTCAAATTGTTAATGATGCTCTTGATCTACATCGTGTAGATGAAAGAGGTTTAGATGCAACAGATAGAAATTATTTAGGCTTGTTAGTTAATCAATATCAAGGTGGTCCAGTAGGACTTGAAACTTTGGCTGCTGCGCTTGGAGAAGATTCAACCACTCTAGAAACTGTAGTTGAGCCTTATTTAATGCAAATTGGTTTTTTACAAAGAACTGCCAGAGGAAGGGTTGTTACTCCAGCAGCTGAAAAACACTATCTTCTAACTTCATCAACAAGAAAAGATAAATGA
- the smpB gene encoding SsrA-binding protein SmpB, translating to MSKKGKKKSKKNSSVDGNRRLADNRQARYEYEILETLETGLELLGTEVKSIRAGKVNLKDGFCLIKQNQIQLHNVHISPHNHAGKFFNHEPLRIKKLLAHRKEIEKLKISIDRKGLTLIPLSLYLKGSWIKLKIGVGKGRKLHDKRDREKVNDSKRDVANALKRF from the coding sequence ATGAGCAAAAAAGGAAAGAAAAAGTCCAAAAAAAATTCCTCAGTTGATGGAAATCGTCGCTTAGCTGACAATCGACAAGCGAGGTATGAATATGAAATCCTAGAAACACTTGAAACTGGCTTGGAGCTTCTTGGAACCGAAGTTAAATCTATAAGAGCAGGAAAAGTTAACTTAAAAGATGGGTTTTGTTTAATTAAACAAAATCAAATTCAACTTCATAATGTTCATATTTCACCTCATAATCATGCCGGTAAATTTTTCAATCATGAACCTCTAAGAATTAAAAAGCTTCTTGCACACCGAAAAGAAATCGAGAAGTTAAAAATAAGTATAGATAGAAAAGGTTTAACATTAATACCTCTAAGTCTCTATCTGAAAGGCTCATGGATTAAATTAAAAATTGGAGTTGGGAAAGGCAGAAAATTACATGACAAAAGGGATAGAGAGAAAGTTAATGACTCAAAAAGAGACGTTGCTAATGCTCTAAAGCGTTTTTAA
- the lysS gene encoding lysine--tRNA ligase — protein MSELRDTRLEKAKTLKSLGQGPYGLNYRPTDSADVLQKKYADLPNGEEKKDEVSIAGRVTSRRVMGKLAFFTLADETGTVQLFLEKATLNQNENSENSKNNFENITSLVDSGDWIGVSGILRRTDRGELSIKVFEWSMLSKSLQPLPDKWHGLADVEKRYRQRYLDLIVNPQSRKTFRTRALLVSSIRRWLDEKDFLEIETPVLQSEAGGADARPFITHHNTLDLPLYLRIATELHLKRLVVGGFQRVYELGRIFRNEGISTKHNPEFTSVEIYEAFADYFDMMELTEKLLSSVCEKICGSTKITYQEKEIDLKPPWRRATMHQLVHEFTGIDFESLGVNVEDVKAAMLREGLQVPDKADSIGKLLNEAFEQVVEPKLVQPTFVMDYPIEISPLARKHRTKKGLVERFELFIVGRETANAFSELIDPIDQKERLLLQQAKKEAGDLEAQSLDEDFINALEVGMPPTGGLGIGIDRFVMLLTDSPSIRDVIAFPLLRPESNIKQTGK, from the coding sequence TTGTCTGAATTAAGAGATACCCGCCTCGAGAAGGCCAAAACACTAAAAAGCCTTGGGCAAGGTCCTTATGGTTTGAATTATCGACCTACTGACTCTGCAGATGTTTTGCAGAAAAAATATGCAGATTTGCCAAATGGCGAAGAAAAAAAAGACGAAGTATCAATCGCAGGGCGTGTGACTTCTAGAAGAGTGATGGGCAAACTTGCTTTTTTTACTCTTGCTGATGAAACAGGAACAGTTCAACTTTTTTTGGAAAAAGCGACTTTAAATCAGAATGAAAATAGTGAAAATTCAAAGAATAATTTTGAAAATATTACCTCTCTTGTTGACTCTGGTGATTGGATAGGGGTCAGTGGAATATTAAGGAGAACTGATAGAGGTGAACTTTCTATAAAGGTTTTCGAATGGTCAATGCTTTCAAAATCTTTGCAGCCTTTACCGGATAAATGGCATGGACTCGCCGATGTAGAGAAGCGCTATCGACAAAGATATTTAGATTTAATTGTGAATCCTCAGTCAAGAAAAACTTTTCGAACAAGGGCTTTATTAGTCAGTTCAATTCGACGATGGTTGGATGAAAAAGATTTTCTTGAAATTGAGACGCCAGTTTTACAATCAGAAGCCGGTGGAGCGGATGCAAGGCCATTCATAACACATCACAACACACTGGATTTGCCTTTGTATTTGAGGATTGCAACGGAATTGCATCTTAAAAGACTTGTGGTAGGTGGATTTCAAAGGGTTTATGAACTTGGAAGGATTTTTAGAAATGAAGGAATTAGCACTAAGCATAATCCTGAATTTACTTCTGTTGAAATTTATGAGGCCTTTGCAGATTATTTCGACATGATGGAATTGACAGAAAAATTACTTTCTTCAGTTTGCGAAAAGATTTGTGGATCCACCAAGATTACTTATCAAGAAAAAGAAATAGATCTGAAGCCTCCTTGGAGAAGAGCAACGATGCATCAATTAGTCCACGAATTCACTGGAATTGATTTTGAATCGCTTGGAGTTAATGTTGAGGATGTCAAAGCAGCAATGCTTCGAGAGGGGCTTCAAGTGCCCGACAAGGCTGACAGTATTGGGAAACTTCTTAATGAAGCTTTTGAGCAAGTAGTGGAGCCTAAGCTGGTTCAACCTACATTTGTTATGGATTACCCCATCGAGATTTCTCCATTAGCTCGAAAACATAGGACGAAGAAAGGTTTAGTTGAAAGGTTTGAACTTTTTATTGTTGGCAGAGAGACAGCTAATGCTTTCAGTGAATTAATTGATCCTATAGATCAAAAAGAACGTTTACTTTTACAGCAGGCTAAAAAAGAAGCAGGTGACCTTGAAGCTCAAAGCTTGGACGAAGATTTTATTAATGCTCTTGAAGTAGGAATGCCTCCAACAGGAGGGCTGGGAATAGGAATAGATAGGTTTGTAATGCTATTAACTGATAGTCCTTCAATAAGAGATGTCATAGCTTTTCCACTTTTAAGGCCCGAATCAAATATAAAACAAACTGGAAAGTGA
- the rpaB gene encoding response regulator transcription factor RpaB produces the protein MTCILVVDDEPAVLKVLVTRLNLAGYQVISAQDGEQALEVFHKEAPDLVVLDVMLPKMDGFAVCRRIRAESCVPIIFLTALEAISERVAGLDLGADDYLAKPFSPKELEARIATILRRVGPAPTVDEPREVPSGQGVMKLGDLVVDTNRRQVSRGGDRIGLTYTEFSLLELLFRDPGRVVPRAEILEQLWGYPPRRAADLRVVDVYVARLRGKLEPDPRNPELILTVRGIGYASQRMGEFPTAIAS, from the coding sequence ATGACCTGCATTTTGGTTGTAGATGATGAACCAGCAGTATTGAAAGTCTTGGTCACAAGGCTTAATCTTGCTGGTTATCAAGTTATATCTGCACAGGACGGAGAGCAAGCACTTGAGGTTTTTCACAAAGAAGCACCAGATTTAGTGGTTTTGGATGTCATGCTCCCTAAGATGGATGGCTTTGCAGTTTGTAGAAGAATAAGAGCAGAGTCTTGTGTTCCAATAATATTTTTGACTGCTCTTGAAGCCATTTCAGAAAGAGTTGCAGGTTTAGATTTAGGTGCTGATGATTATCTTGCTAAACCATTTAGCCCAAAAGAGTTAGAGGCCAGAATTGCGACGATTTTGAGAAGAGTAGGACCTGCCCCAACAGTTGATGAGCCAAGAGAGGTTCCATCAGGTCAAGGAGTAATGAAGCTTGGTGATCTTGTTGTAGATACTAATAGAAGACAAGTTAGTAGAGGAGGAGACAGAATAGGTCTCACATATACAGAATTTAGCTTGCTGGAATTATTATTTCGTGATCCTGGCCGTGTTGTGCCTCGAGCAGAAATTTTGGAACAGCTTTGGGGCTACCCTCCAAGAAGAGCGGCTGATTTGAGAGTTGTGGATGTCTACGTAGCTCGTTTAAGAGGAAAGCTTGAACCTGATCCAAGAAACCCAGAGTTAATTTTAACTGTTAGGGGAATTGGCTACGCTTCTCAAAGAATGGGAGAATTTCCTACTGCTATTGCCAGTTAA